A section of the Pseudomonas prosekii genome encodes:
- a CDS encoding lysophospholipid acyltransferase family protein, translated as MGRLRVYARIARVLLVVALGLTMASVFGLFERAGIAHSMVRRQRWSRFFMRRLSNALPFRVTVHGELPQAPMLWVSNHVSWTDIPLLGMITPLSFLSKAEVRTWPVAGWLAAKAGSLFIRRGAGDSQLIRKQMTRHLQQAHPLLMFPEGTTTDGRSLRTFHGRLLSAAIDAEVPMQPVAIRYLRDGEIDRLAPFIGDDDLLSHLMRLFANDQGEVEIHLLKPIACEGRERAALAFEAQQAVQKVLFGEVAKPAEPRRAGVLIAA; from the coding sequence ATGGGCCGCCTGCGGGTGTACGCGCGAATTGCGCGAGTGCTGTTGGTGGTGGCGCTGGGGTTGACCATGGCCAGCGTGTTCGGGCTGTTCGAACGCGCCGGGATTGCGCATTCGATGGTTCGGCGCCAGCGCTGGTCGCGGTTTTTCATGAGGCGCCTGAGCAATGCCCTGCCCTTTCGCGTGACGGTGCACGGCGAGTTGCCGCAAGCGCCGATGCTGTGGGTCAGCAATCATGTGTCGTGGACTGACATTCCGTTGCTCGGGATGATCACGCCGCTGTCGTTTCTGTCGAAAGCCGAAGTGCGCACCTGGCCCGTCGCCGGGTGGCTGGCGGCCAAGGCTGGCAGCCTGTTTATCCGCCGCGGTGCGGGCGACAGCCAGTTGATTCGCAAACAGATGACCCGTCACCTGCAACAGGCGCATCCGCTGCTGATGTTCCCGGAAGGCACCACCACTGACGGCCGCTCGTTGCGTACTTTCCATGGCCGCTTGCTGTCAGCGGCGATTGACGCCGAAGTGCCGATGCAACCGGTGGCGATTCGTTACCTGCGCGACGGCGAGATCGATCGGCTGGCGCCGTTTATTGGCGACGATGATTTGCTTTCGCACCTGATGCGTCTGTTTGCCAATGATCAGGGCGAAGTGGAGATTCACTTGCTCAAGCCGATTGCCTGCGAAGGACGTGAACGCGCGGCGCTGGCGTTTGAAGCGCAACAAGCGGTGCAGAAGGTTCTGTTTGGCGAAGTGGCGAAACCTGCCGAACCGCGGCGCGCCGGCGTACTTATCGCCGCGTAA
- a CDS encoding acyl carrier protein phosphodiesterase: protein MNYLAHLHLGGQRPGQLLGSLYGDFVKGRLQGHYPPEIEAAIHLHRRIDVFTDRHPLVDIALSRFSVTRRRYAGIVLDVFFDHCLARDWRLYADQPLAQFTSGVYQVLSSEPQLPERLAQIAPHMVANDWLGSYEEFEVLSQVLRGISRRLSKPEELAGAMQELRVLYEPLSEDFRLFYPQLQDFANNR from the coding sequence ATGAACTATCTCGCACATCTGCACCTCGGTGGCCAGCGCCCCGGTCAACTGCTCGGCAGCCTCTACGGCGATTTCGTCAAGGGCCGGCTGCAAGGGCATTACCCACCGGAGATCGAAGCAGCGATTCACTTGCATCGGCGCATCGATGTTTTCACCGACCGGCATCCGTTGGTGGACATCGCCCTGTCACGATTTTCCGTAACCCGTCGGCGTTATGCCGGAATCGTCCTCGACGTGTTTTTCGATCATTGCCTGGCGCGGGACTGGAGGCTGTACGCCGATCAACCGCTGGCACAATTCACCTCGGGCGTTTACCAGGTGTTGTCCAGCGAGCCGCAACTGCCCGAACGCCTGGCGCAGATCGCGCCGCACATGGTGGCCAATGATTGGTTGGGTTCTTACGAGGAGTTCGAAGTGTTGTCGCAGGTGCTGCGCGGGATTTCGCGGCGCTTGAGCAAACCGGAAGAGCTGGCCGGGGCGATGCAGGAATTGCGCGTGTTGTATGAACCGTTGAGCGAGGATTTCCGGTTGTTCTATCCGCAGCTCCAGGATTTCGCCAATAACCGCTAA
- a CDS encoding ArsR/SmtB family transcription factor, with the protein MTLDLDEIIKALAHPVRRDILIWLKDPKVQFPEQLHNHEYGICAGQIDQRCGLSQSTVSAHLATLQRAGLISSQKAGQWHFFKRNEDVIQAALDAIVKELSAPTRK; encoded by the coding sequence ATGACCCTTGACCTCGACGAAATAATAAAAGCCCTGGCACACCCAGTACGCCGAGACATTCTCATCTGGCTGAAAGACCCCAAGGTGCAGTTCCCCGAACAGTTGCACAACCACGAATACGGCATTTGCGCCGGGCAGATCGACCAGCGCTGCGGCCTGTCGCAGTCGACCGTGTCGGCACATTTGGCGACGTTGCAACGCGCCGGGCTGATCAGCAGCCAGAAAGCCGGTCAATGGCACTTCTTCAAACGCAACGAGGACGTGATTCAAGCGGCCCTCGACGCCATCGTCAAAGAGCTCAGCGCTCCGACAAGGAAATAA
- a CDS encoding MFS transporter: MPLSLLILALSAFAIGTTEFVIMGLLPDVAADLGVSIPGAGWLVTGYALGVAIGAPFMALATARLPRKAALVALMGIFIVGNLLCAMASDYNVLMFARVVTALCHGAFFGIGSVVAAGLVPANKRASAVALMFTGLTLANVLGVPLGTALGQEAGWRSTFWAVTVIGVIALIGLIRFLPAKRDEEKLDMRAELRALKGAGIWLSLSMTALFAASMFTLFTYVAPLLGDVTGVSPKGVTWTLLLIGLGLTVGNIIGGKLADKRLGATLIGVFISMAVVSTVLTWTSVALIPTEITLFLWATASFAAVPALQINVVTFGKAAPNLVSTLNIGAFNVGNALGAWVGGSVIAHGFGLTSVPLAAAALAVLALLVTLITFRQGANPDLAPATN; this comes from the coding sequence ATGCCCCTCTCGCTACTCATTCTGGCCCTCAGCGCCTTCGCTATCGGCACCACCGAGTTTGTCATCATGGGCTTGTTGCCCGATGTTGCAGCTGACCTCGGTGTGTCGATTCCTGGCGCCGGTTGGCTGGTAACCGGTTACGCCCTCGGTGTCGCCATCGGTGCGCCGTTCATGGCGCTGGCCACTGCGCGCCTGCCGCGCAAAGCCGCTTTGGTAGCGTTGATGGGGATTTTCATCGTCGGCAACCTGCTCTGCGCGATGGCCAGTGACTACAACGTGCTGATGTTTGCCCGGGTGGTCACTGCGCTGTGCCACGGTGCGTTCTTCGGCATCGGTTCGGTGGTGGCGGCAGGCCTGGTGCCGGCCAACAAACGTGCCTCGGCAGTCGCGCTGATGTTCACCGGCCTGACCCTGGCCAACGTCCTCGGCGTACCGCTGGGCACCGCGCTGGGTCAGGAAGCCGGCTGGCGTTCGACCTTCTGGGCGGTGACCGTGATCGGCGTGATTGCGCTGATCGGCCTGATCCGCTTCCTCCCGGCCAAGCGCGATGAAGAGAAACTCGACATGCGCGCCGAACTGCGCGCCCTCAAAGGCGCCGGTATCTGGCTGTCGTTGAGCATGACCGCGCTGTTCGCCGCGTCGATGTTCACCCTCTTCACCTACGTCGCACCGCTGCTCGGCGACGTCACCGGCGTCTCGCCCAAAGGCGTGACCTGGACCCTGCTGCTGATCGGCCTCGGCCTGACCGTCGGCAATATCATCGGCGGCAAACTGGCGGACAAACGCCTGGGCGCCACGCTGATCGGCGTCTTCATCTCGATGGCCGTGGTCTCCACAGTGCTGACCTGGACCAGCGTCGCGCTGATCCCGACCGAAATCACTTTGTTCCTCTGGGCCACCGCCTCGTTTGCTGCGGTACCGGCGCTGCAGATCAACGTGGTGACCTTCGGCAAAGCCGCGCCCAACCTGGTTTCCACGCTGAACATCGGCGCGTTCAACGTCGGCAACGCCCTCGGCGCCTGGGTCGGCGGCAGCGTCATCGCCCACGGCTTTGGCCTGACCAGCGTGCCCCTCGCCGCTGCCGCACTGGCGGTGCTGGCCTTGCTGGTGACGCTGATCACCTTCCGTCAGGGCGCCAACCCCGACCTGGCGCCGGCGACCAACTGA
- a CDS encoding alkene reductase: MTTIFDPIKLGDVELANRIIMAPLTRCRADEGRVPNALMAEYYVQRASAGLILSEATSVTPMGVGYPDTPGIWSNDQVRGWANVTKAIHGAGGKIFLQLWHVGRVSHPSYLNGEAPVAPSAIQPKGHVSLVRPMADYPTPRALEIAEIADVVDAYRVGAENAKAAGFDGVEIHGANGYLLDQFLQSSTNQRTDEYGGSLENRARLLLEVTDAAIEVWGAGRVGVHLAPRADSHDMGDDNLSETFTYVARELGKRGIAFICSREKEGADSLGPQLKEAFGGPYIANERFTKDSANAWLAAGKADAVAFGVPFIANPDLPARLKADAPLNEPRPELFYAKGPVGYIDYPTL; this comes from the coding sequence ATGACGACAATTTTTGATCCGATCAAACTGGGCGACGTCGAGTTGGCCAACCGCATCATCATGGCGCCGCTGACCCGCTGCCGCGCCGACGAAGGCCGCGTGCCGAACGCGCTGATGGCCGAATACTACGTGCAGCGCGCCTCCGCCGGGCTGATCCTCAGCGAAGCCACCTCGGTGACGCCGATGGGCGTCGGCTACCCGGACACCCCGGGCATCTGGTCCAACGACCAGGTGCGTGGCTGGGCCAACGTGACCAAAGCCATCCACGGCGCGGGCGGCAAGATTTTCCTGCAACTGTGGCACGTCGGCCGGGTTTCCCACCCGTCGTACCTGAACGGCGAAGCCCCAGTGGCCCCGAGCGCGATCCAGCCAAAAGGTCACGTCAGCCTGGTACGCCCGATGGCCGATTACCCAACACCGCGCGCGCTGGAAATCGCCGAAATCGCGGACGTTGTTGACGCTTACCGCGTCGGTGCCGAAAACGCCAAAGCTGCCGGTTTTGACGGCGTGGAAATCCACGGCGCCAACGGTTACCTGCTCGACCAGTTCCTGCAAAGCAGCACCAACCAGCGCACCGACGAGTACGGCGGCTCCCTGGAAAACCGTGCGCGCCTGCTGCTCGAAGTGACTGACGCGGCGATCGAAGTCTGGGGCGCCGGCCGCGTTGGTGTGCACTTGGCACCGCGCGCCGACTCGCATGACATGGGCGACGACAACTTGTCCGAAACCTTCACCTACGTCGCTCGCGAACTCGGCAAGCGTGGCATCGCGTTCATCTGCTCGCGTGAGAAAGAAGGCGCTGACAGCCTCGGCCCACAACTGAAAGAAGCTTTCGGCGGCCCGTACATCGCCAACGAACGCTTCACCAAGGACAGCGCCAACGCGTGGCTGGCCGCGGGCAAGGCCGATGCGGTCGCCTTCGGCGTGCCGTTCATTGCCAACCCGGACCTGCCGGCGCGTTTGAAAGCAGATGCGCCGTTGAATGAGCCGCGCCCGGAACTGTTTTATGCCAAGGGCCCAGTTGGTTATATCGACTACCCGACGCTCTAA
- the emhR gene encoding efflux system transcriptional repressor EmhR — MVRRTKEEAQETRSQILEAAEKAFFERGVARTTLADIASLAGVTRGAIYWHFSNKADLVQAMLNTLQEPLDEMARASESEDELDPLGWMRKLLIHLFQQVALDPKTRRINEILFHKCEFTDEMCDLRQQRRAVSLDCNVRIALALTNAVNRGQLPEDLDTVRAAVSLHAYIDGILYQWLLAPDSFELAAEAERWVDTGLDMLRLSPSLRK, encoded by the coding sequence ATGGTTCGTCGTACCAAAGAGGAAGCTCAGGAAACCCGGAGCCAGATACTCGAAGCGGCCGAGAAAGCCTTTTTTGAAAGGGGCGTGGCGCGCACGACGCTGGCCGATATTGCCTCGCTGGCCGGCGTGACGCGCGGGGCCATCTATTGGCATTTCAGCAACAAGGCGGACCTGGTGCAGGCCATGCTCAATACCTTGCAGGAGCCGCTGGATGAAATGGCCCGGGCCAGTGAAAGCGAGGACGAACTCGATCCGTTGGGCTGGATGCGCAAGCTGCTGATTCATTTGTTTCAGCAAGTTGCTCTGGACCCGAAGACCCGACGCATCAATGAGATTTTGTTTCATAAGTGCGAATTCACCGATGAAATGTGTGATCTGCGCCAACAGCGGCGGGCGGTCAGCCTCGACTGCAACGTACGAATCGCGCTGGCATTGACCAACGCGGTGAATCGCGGACAGTTGCCCGAAGACCTCGACACGGTCCGCGCGGCGGTCAGCCTGCATGCCTACATCGACGGCATCCTCTATCAGTGGCTGCTGGCGCCCGACAGCTTCGAGCTGGCGGCCGAGGCCGAGCGTTGGGTCGATACAGGATTGGACATGCTGCGCTTGAGCCCCAGCCTGCGCAAATGA
- a CDS encoding efflux RND transporter periplasmic adaptor subunit, with the protein MQFKPAVTALVTAVALASLLSGCKKEEAPPAPPAPQVGVVTLKAQAFTLTSELPGRTSAYRVAEVRPQVNGIILKRLFKEGADVKAGQQLYQIDPSVYEATLKSAQANLQQTKSISDRYQQLVKEQAVSRQEFDTAQANRLQSEATLQTAQINVRYTKVYAPISGRIGRSSVTEGALVTNGQTDAMAVIQQLDPIYVDVTQSSVELLELRRELESGRLQKSGDNSAAVKLTLEDGSEYSQPGKLEFSEVSVDQTTGSVTLRAVFPNPDHTLLPGMFVHAQLQAGVNAAAILAPQQGVTRDLKGTPTAMVVGADNKVELRQLKASRTVGTQWLIEDGLKEGDRLITEGLQYVKPGVEVKVSEATNVGAKNPAPAQAADKASSGKGE; encoded by the coding sequence ATGCAATTCAAGCCAGCTGTTACCGCTCTGGTCACTGCCGTCGCCCTGGCATCGCTGCTCAGCGGATGTAAAAAGGAAGAGGCACCGCCTGCCCCTCCCGCCCCTCAGGTCGGCGTCGTCACCTTGAAAGCTCAAGCCTTTACCCTGACATCAGAACTTCCGGGGCGTACCAGCGCGTACCGCGTCGCCGAAGTTCGTCCACAGGTCAATGGCATCATCCTCAAGCGTCTGTTCAAGGAAGGGGCAGACGTCAAGGCTGGCCAGCAGCTGTATCAGATCGATCCGTCGGTCTATGAAGCGACGCTGAAAAGCGCTCAGGCCAATCTGCAGCAGACCAAATCGATCTCCGATCGCTATCAGCAGTTGGTGAAGGAACAAGCGGTCAGCCGCCAGGAATTCGACACCGCCCAGGCCAATCGCCTGCAATCGGAAGCGACCCTGCAAACGGCCCAGATCAACGTGCGCTACACCAAGGTCTACGCGCCGATCTCCGGGCGCATCGGCCGCTCTTCGGTGACCGAAGGCGCGCTGGTCACCAATGGCCAGACCGATGCGATGGCGGTGATCCAGCAACTCGACCCGATCTACGTCGACGTCACCCAATCCTCGGTCGAGCTGCTTGAGCTGCGCCGCGAACTGGAAAGCGGGCGCCTGCAAAAGTCTGGCGACAACTCGGCAGCGGTCAAACTGACCCTCGAGGATGGCAGCGAATATTCGCAGCCGGGCAAACTCGAGTTCTCCGAAGTCTCGGTTGACCAGACCACCGGTTCCGTCACTTTGCGTGCAGTGTTCCCGAACCCGGATCACACGCTGCTGCCAGGCATGTTCGTGCACGCCCAGTTGCAGGCCGGCGTCAACGCCGCAGCGATTCTGGCGCCACAGCAAGGCGTGACCCGCGACCTCAAAGGCACGCCGACCGCGATGGTCGTCGGTGCCGACAACAAGGTCGAGCTGCGCCAACTCAAGGCCAGCCGTACCGTGGGCACCCAGTGGCTGATCGAAGATGGCCTCAAGGAAGGCGATCGACTGATCACCGAAGGGCTGCAATACGTCAAACCTGGCGTCGAAGTTAAAGTCAGTGAAGCGACTAACGTTGGCGCGAAGAACCCGGCCCCCGCACAGGCAGCTGATAAGGCTTCCAGCGGCAAAGGGGAGTAA
- the emhB gene encoding efflux RND transporter permease subunit EmhB — MSKFFIDRPIFAWVIALVIMLVGALSILKLPINQYPSIAPPAIAIQVTYPGASAQTVQDTVVQVIEQQLNGIDNLRYVASESNSDGSMTITATFEQGTNSDTAQVQVQNKLNLATPLLPQEVQQQGIRVTKAVKNFLMVIGVVSRDGSMTKDDLSNYIVSNMQDPISRTAGVGDFQVFGAQYAMRIWLDPAKLNNYNLTPVDVKTAIAAQNVQVSSGQLGGLPAVQGQQLNATIIGKTRLQTAEQFKAILLKVNKDGSQVRVGDVADVALGGENYSISAQFNGSPASGLAVKLANGANALDTAKALRNTIETLKPFFPQGMEVVFPYDTTPVVTESIKGVVETLVEAIVLVFLVMFLFLQNFRATVITTMTVPVVLLGTFGILAAFGFSINTLTMFGMVLAIGLLVDDAIVVVENVERVMSEEGLSPKEATKKSMGQIQGALVGIALVLSAVLLPMAFFSGSTGVIYKQFSITIVSAMALSVLVALIFTPALCATMLKAIPKGEHGTPKRGFFGWFNRSFDRGVKSYERGVGSMLTHKAPYLLAYLIIVVGMIWLFTRIPTAFLPEEDQGVLFAQVQTPAGSSAQRTQVVVDEMREFLLRPTKDGGEGDAVASVFTVNGFNFAGRGQSSGMAFIMLKPWDERNADNSVFKLAERAQQHFFTFRDAMVFAFAPPAVLELGNATGFDVFLQDRAGIGHDKLMAARNQFLGMAAQSKVLAQVRPNGLNDEPQYQLDIDDEKASALGITLTDINNTLSIALGSSYVNDFIDRGRVKKVYVQGQPGSRMSPEDVKKWYVRNSEGTMVPFSAFAKGEWIYGAPKLSRYNGVEAMEILGAPAPGYSTGEAMAEVEALAKKLPAGVGISWTGLSYEERLSGSQAPALYALSLLMVFLCLAALYESWSIPIAVMLVVPLGIIGALMATSLRGLSNDVYFQVGLLTTIGLAAKNAILIVEFAKELHEQGRSLRDAAIEACRMRLRPIIMTSLAFVLGVVPLAISTGAGSGSQHAIGTGVIGGMLTATILAIFWVPLFFVTVSSIGQRKNADQDDAPETPKEAGQ; from the coding sequence ATGTCGAAATTCTTTATCGACCGTCCAATTTTCGCCTGGGTAATTGCCCTGGTGATCATGTTGGTCGGGGCACTGTCGATCCTCAAACTGCCGATCAACCAATACCCGAGCATTGCGCCTCCGGCCATTGCGATCCAGGTGACCTACCCAGGCGCGTCCGCACAAACCGTGCAGGACACCGTCGTGCAGGTCATCGAGCAACAGCTCAACGGTATCGATAACCTGCGTTATGTCGCCTCGGAAAGTAACTCCGACGGCAGCATGACCATTACCGCGACCTTCGAGCAGGGCACCAACTCCGATACCGCGCAGGTTCAGGTCCAGAACAAACTGAACCTGGCCACCCCGCTGCTGCCGCAAGAAGTGCAGCAACAGGGGATCCGCGTAACCAAGGCAGTGAAGAACTTCCTGATGGTGATCGGCGTGGTGTCGCGCGACGGCAGCATGACCAAGGACGACTTGTCCAACTACATCGTGTCGAACATGCAGGACCCGATCTCGCGGACCGCCGGTGTCGGTGACTTCCAGGTCTTCGGTGCCCAGTACGCGATGCGCATCTGGCTCGACCCGGCCAAGTTGAACAACTACAACCTGACCCCGGTGGACGTGAAAACCGCGATCGCCGCGCAGAACGTTCAAGTTTCTTCCGGTCAACTCGGTGGCTTGCCTGCCGTACAAGGCCAGCAGCTGAACGCAACGATCATCGGCAAGACTCGTCTGCAAACTGCCGAGCAGTTCAAGGCGATCCTGCTGAAGGTCAACAAAGACGGCTCGCAAGTACGCGTTGGTGATGTTGCCGATGTTGCGCTGGGTGGTGAAAACTACTCGATCAGCGCCCAGTTCAACGGCAGCCCGGCATCCGGTCTGGCGGTCAAACTGGCCAACGGCGCGAACGCCCTCGACACCGCTAAAGCCCTGCGCAACACCATCGAAACCCTCAAGCCATTCTTCCCGCAAGGGATGGAAGTGGTGTTCCCGTACGACACCACCCCGGTGGTGACCGAGTCGATCAAGGGCGTTGTTGAAACCCTGGTCGAAGCGATCGTGCTGGTGTTCCTGGTGATGTTCCTGTTCCTGCAGAACTTCCGCGCCACCGTCATCACCACGATGACTGTGCCGGTGGTATTGCTGGGTACGTTCGGGATCCTCGCGGCATTCGGTTTCAGCATTAACACCCTGACCATGTTCGGCATGGTGCTAGCCATCGGCTTGTTGGTGGACGATGCGATTGTGGTGGTGGAAAACGTCGAACGGGTGATGAGCGAGGAAGGCCTTTCGCCCAAGGAAGCGACGAAGAAATCCATGGGCCAGATCCAAGGCGCGCTGGTCGGTATTGCGCTGGTGCTCTCGGCGGTACTGCTGCCGATGGCGTTCTTCAGCGGCTCGACTGGTGTGATCTACAAACAGTTCTCGATCACTATCGTTTCGGCGATGGCGTTGTCGGTACTGGTTGCCCTGATCTTCACCCCGGCGCTGTGCGCGACCATGCTCAAGGCGATTCCGAAAGGCGAGCACGGCACACCGAAGCGCGGCTTCTTTGGCTGGTTCAACCGCAGTTTCGACCGTGGTGTCAAAAGCTACGAGCGTGGCGTCGGCAGTATGCTCACGCACAAGGCTCCGTACCTGTTGGCCTACCTGATTATCGTGGTCGGCATGATCTGGCTGTTCACGCGCATTCCAACGGCGTTCCTGCCGGAAGAAGACCAGGGCGTACTGTTCGCCCAAGTGCAAACGCCGGCCGGTTCCAGCGCCCAGCGTACGCAAGTGGTCGTCGACGAAATGCGTGAATTCCTCCTGCGTCCGACCAAGGACGGCGGTGAAGGCGATGCCGTAGCCTCGGTGTTTACCGTCAACGGCTTCAACTTCGCCGGTCGTGGTCAGAGCTCCGGTATGGCGTTCATCATGCTCAAGCCGTGGGACGAACGTAACGCTGACAACAGCGTGTTCAAACTGGCGGAGCGCGCGCAGCAGCACTTCTTCACGTTCCGTGACGCCATGGTGTTTGCCTTCGCGCCACCGGCGGTACTCGAATTGGGTAACGCCACCGGTTTCGACGTGTTCCTGCAGGACCGCGCCGGTATCGGTCACGACAAGTTGATGGCCGCGCGTAACCAGTTCCTCGGCATGGCGGCGCAAAGCAAAGTCCTCGCGCAAGTGCGCCCGAACGGTCTGAACGACGAGCCGCAATACCAGCTCGACATCGATGACGAGAAGGCCAGCGCGCTGGGCATCACGCTTACCGACATCAACAACACCTTGTCGATTGCCTTGGGCAGTAGCTACGTCAACGACTTCATCGACCGTGGTCGGGTGAAGAAGGTTTACGTGCAAGGTCAGCCGGGTTCGCGGATGAGCCCGGAAGATGTGAAGAAGTGGTACGTGCGCAACTCCGAAGGGACCATGGTGCCGTTCTCCGCGTTCGCCAAAGGTGAGTGGATTTACGGTGCGCCGAAGCTCTCGCGTTACAACGGCGTAGAAGCGATGGAAATCCTCGGGGCTCCGGCACCGGGTTATTCCACCGGTGAAGCGATGGCCGAAGTCGAAGCGCTGGCGAAGAAACTGCCGGCGGGCGTGGGTATTTCCTGGACCGGTCTGTCGTATGAAGAACGCTTGTCCGGCTCGCAAGCGCCTGCGCTGTACGCCTTGTCGCTGCTGATGGTGTTCCTGTGTCTGGCGGCGTTGTATGAAAGTTGGTCGATCCCGATCGCGGTCATGCTCGTGGTGCCGCTGGGGATCATCGGTGCGCTGATGGCCACCAGCCTGCGCGGTTTGTCCAACGACGTGTACTTCCAGGTGGGGCTGTTGACGACTATTGGTCTGGCGGCGAAAAACGCTATTCTGATCGTCGAATTCGCCAAGGAGCTGCATGAGCAGGGCCGAAGCCTGCGCGATGCGGCGATCGAAGCCTGCCGGATGCGTCTGCGACCGATCATCATGACCTCGCTCGCCTTCGTCCTCGGCGTGGTGCCGCTGGCGATTTCCACGGGCGCAGGTTCGGGTAGCCAGCATGCGATCGGTACCGGGGTAATTGGCGGTATGCTCACGGCCACGATCCTGGCGATCTTCTGGGTCCCACTGTTCTTCGTTACGGTGTCGTCCATTGGCCAGCGCAAAAACGCTGATCAGGATGACGCACCTGAAACTCCTAAAGAGGCTGGCCAATGA
- the emhC gene encoding efflux RND transporter outer membrane subunit EmhC → MSKSLLSLAVAAFVLGGCSLIPDYQQPAAPVAGQYPQGPAYSPAKAPGQAAAEQGWKQFFHDPALQQMIQVALENNRDLRVAALNIDAYAAQYRIQRADLYPAVSATGSGSRQRLPARASQTGEAGISSSYSATVGISAYELDLFGRVRSLSEQALQQYFATEEARRSTQISLVANVANAYLTWQADKELLKLTQDTLGAFEESFKLTSRSNEVGVASALDLAQSRTSVENARAQLAKYTRQVAQDENSLVLLLGTGLPGNLPASKPLSDDLLSEVPAGLPSDLLQRRPDILQAEYNLKAANANIGAARAAFFPSISLTANAGTLSPDLSGLFKGGSGTWLFSPQINLPIFNAGSLRASLDYSKIQKDIGVANYEKSIQTAFQEVADGLAARQTYTDQLQAQRDFVTANQDYYRLAERRYRIGVDSNLTFLDAQRQLFSAQQVLITDRLSQLVSAVNLYKALGGGWNEQTARTEPLKEEAPKLKLF, encoded by the coding sequence ATGAGCAAGTCGCTACTCTCCCTAGCTGTTGCCGCGTTCGTGCTCGGTGGCTGCTCGCTGATTCCTGACTATCAGCAGCCTGCCGCCCCGGTGGCAGGCCAGTACCCGCAAGGGCCGGCGTATTCGCCGGCCAAGGCGCCTGGCCAGGCTGCGGCGGAACAGGGCTGGAAGCAGTTTTTCCATGACCCGGCCCTGCAGCAGATGATCCAGGTTGCCCTGGAAAACAACCGCGACCTGCGTGTCGCGGCGCTGAACATCGACGCATATGCGGCGCAGTACCGCATCCAGCGTGCCGATTTGTATCCGGCGGTTTCGGCCACTGGCAGCGGCAGCCGTCAGCGGCTTCCAGCCCGCGCCTCGCAAACCGGCGAAGCGGGTATATCCAGTTCCTACTCGGCGACCGTTGGCATCAGCGCTTATGAACTCGACCTGTTCGGTCGCGTTCGCAGCCTCAGCGAACAAGCCTTGCAGCAATACTTCGCCACTGAAGAAGCGCGCCGCAGTACGCAGATCAGCCTGGTGGCCAACGTTGCCAACGCTTATCTGACCTGGCAGGCCGACAAAGAACTGCTGAAGCTGACCCAAGACACCCTCGGCGCGTTCGAGGAAAGCTTCAAGCTGACCTCGCGCAGCAACGAAGTGGGGGTCGCCTCCGCCCTGGACCTGGCGCAGTCGCGTACCTCGGTGGAAAACGCCCGTGCGCAATTGGCCAAGTACACCCGCCAAGTGGCGCAGGACGAAAACAGTCTGGTGCTGCTGCTCGGCACTGGTCTGCCGGGCAATCTGCCGGCTTCCAAGCCGCTGTCGGACGATCTGCTCAGCGAAGTCCCGGCCGGCTTGCCGTCGGACTTGCTGCAACGCCGTCCGGACATCCTGCAAGCCGAATACAACCTGAAAGCGGCTAACGCCAACATCGGCGCGGCGCGTGCAGCGTTCTTCCCGAGCATCAGCCTGACCGCCAATGCCGGGACCCTGAGCCCGGACTTGTCCGGCCTGTTCAAGGGTGGTTCGGGGACGTGGTTGTTCTCGCCGCAGATCAACCTGCCGATCTTCAACGCCGGCAGCCTGCGCGCCAGCCTGGATTATTCGAAAATCCAGAAAGACATCGGCGTGGCGAACTACGAGAAGTCCATTCAAACGGCCTTCCAGGAAGTCGCCGACGGCCTGGCCGCGCGCCAGACCTACACCGATCAGTTGCAGGCGCAGCGTGATTTCGTCACCGCCAACCAGGACTACTACCGTCTGGCCGAGCGTCGTTATCGCATTGGTGTCGACAGCAACCTGACCTTCCTCGACGCCCAGCGTCAGTTGTTCAGCGCGCAACAAGTGCTGATCACCGATCGTCTGTCGCAGCTGGTCAGCGCGGTCAATCTGTACAAGGCACTGGGTGGTGGCTGGAACGAGCAAACCGCCAGGACCGAGCCGTTGAAAGAAGAAGCGCCGAAGTTGAAATTGTTCTGA